In Musa acuminata AAA Group cultivar baxijiao chromosome BXJ3-9, Cavendish_Baxijiao_AAA, whole genome shotgun sequence, a single genomic region encodes these proteins:
- the LOC135648829 gene encoding L-ascorbate oxidase homolog isoform X2, with translation MAISGPWESSNRNGVQQRRNSWQDGVYGTNCPIPPGGNFTYVMQVKDQIGSYFYFPSLAFHKAAGGFGGIRVLSRPLIPVPFPPPAADYTLLIGDWYKANHTDLRYILDSGRDLPFPDGILINGRGQYGNTFTVEQGKTYRFRVSNVGLATSLNVRIQGHAMLLVEVEGSHTLQNTYSSFDLHLGQSCSFLVTADQPPMDYYIAVSSRFTSTVLSTTAVLHYSNSGGQPVGPPPGGPTIQIDWSLNQARSIRWNLTASGPRPNPQGSYHYGLVNTTRTIRLASSAPVINGKQRYAVNSVSFIPADTPLKVADFYSIPGVFSLGSMPDNPTYGAGYLQTSVMAANFRDCVEIIFENSEDTLQSWHIDGYSFWVVGMDGGQWTSASREGYNLRDAVARCTVQVYPKSWSAIYMPLDNVGMWNIRSENWTRQYLGQQFYLRVYSPANSWRDENPIPRNALLCGRASGRRTRPL, from the exons ATGGCGATATCTGGCCCATGGGAGTCAAGCAACAG GAATGGGGTACAGCAGAGAAGGAACTCATGGCAAGATGGTGTTTATGGCACCAACTGCCCCATTCCCCCTGGTGGGAACTTTACGTACGTCATGCAAGTGAAGGACCAGATCGGCAGCTACTTCTACTTCCCCTCGCTGGCCTTCCACAAGGCTGCCGGTGGATTTGGTGGCATCAGAGTTCTAAGCCGCCCGCTGATCCCGGTGCCTTTCCCTCCTCCTGCAGCTGATTACACTCTGTTGATCGGTGACTGGTACAAGGCCAACCACACT GACCTGAGATATATACTGGACAGTGGCAGAGATCTTCCCTTCCCTGATGGCATTCTGATCAATGGCAGAGGACAGTATGGGAACACCTTCACTGTCGAACAAG GCAAAACGTATCGGTTTCGGGTGTCGAATGTGGGGTTGGCGACGTCGTTGAACGTGAGGATTCAAGGCCATGCGATGCTGCTGGTGGAGGTGGAAGGCTCACACACCCTGCAGAACACCTACTCCTCCTTCGATCTCCATTTGGGCCAGTCTTGCTCGTTCCTCGTCACGGCAGATCAACCACCCATGGACTACTACATCGCGGTTTCGTCCCGGTTCACGAGCACCGTGCTGTCAACCACCGCCGTCCTCCACTACAGCAACTCTGGCGGGCAGCCCGTCGGTCCGCCGCCTGGAGGGCCGACGATTCAGATCGACTGGTCCCTCAACCAGGCGCGATCTATTCG ATGGAATCTGACAGCGAGTGGCCCGAGACCGAATCCGCAAGGCTCATATCACTATGGTCTCGTGAACACCACAAGAACCATCAGGCTCGCAAGCTCTGCTCCTGTCATCAATGGCAAGCAAAGATACGCTGTCAACAGCGTCTCCTTCATCCCAGCTGACACTCCACTAAAAGTGGCCGACTTCTACAGCATCCCCGGGGTCTTCTCGCTCGGAAGCATGCCGGACAACCCGACCTACGGAGCTGGTTATCTCCAGACCTCGGTCATGGCGGCTAATTTCAGAGACTGCGTCGAGATCATCTTCGAGAACTCGGAGGACACCTTGCAATCATGGCATATCGATGGGTATTCCTTCTGGGTTGTAGG AATGGATGGAGGGCAATGGACTTCGGCAAGCAGGGAGGGTTACAACCTGAGGGATGCAGTGGCTCGTTGCACAGTTCAG GTGTACCCCAAGTCATGGTCTGCAATCTACATGCCTTTGGACAACGTAGGAATGTGGAACATCAGGTCCGAGAACTGGACTCGCCAGTACTTGGGGCAGCAGTTCTACCTCCGAGTGTACTCTCCGGCCAACTCATGGAGGGATGAGAATCCCATCCCGAGGAACGCCCTCCTCTGCGGCCGGGCGTCGGGGCGCAGGACGAGGCCGCTCTGA
- the LOC135648829 gene encoding L-ascorbate oxidase homolog isoform X1 — MEKSSLLASFLPLLLLLLPYCVLGDDPYRFFTWNVTYGDIWPMGVKQQGILINGQFPGPQIEAVTNDNLIINVFNSLPEPFLLSWNGVQQRRNSWQDGVYGTNCPIPPGGNFTYVMQVKDQIGSYFYFPSLAFHKAAGGFGGIRVLSRPLIPVPFPPPAADYTLLIGDWYKANHTDLRYILDSGRDLPFPDGILINGRGQYGNTFTVEQGKTYRFRVSNVGLATSLNVRIQGHAMLLVEVEGSHTLQNTYSSFDLHLGQSCSFLVTADQPPMDYYIAVSSRFTSTVLSTTAVLHYSNSGGQPVGPPPGGPTIQIDWSLNQARSIRWNLTASGPRPNPQGSYHYGLVNTTRTIRLASSAPVINGKQRYAVNSVSFIPADTPLKVADFYSIPGVFSLGSMPDNPTYGAGYLQTSVMAANFRDCVEIIFENSEDTLQSWHIDGYSFWVVGMDGGQWTSASREGYNLRDAVARCTVQVYPKSWSAIYMPLDNVGMWNIRSENWTRQYLGQQFYLRVYSPANSWRDENPIPRNALLCGRASGRRTRPL; from the exons ATGGAGAAGAGTAGCCTCTTGGCCTCTTTCCTCCCGCTGCTGCTGCTCTTGCTGCCTTACTGTGTCTTGGGGGATGACCCTTACAGGTTCTTCACCTGGAATGTGACCTATGGCGATATCTGGCCCATGGGAGTCAAGCAACAG GGGATTTTGATCAATGGCCAGTTCCCAGGACCACAGATCGAGGCAGTCACCAATGACAACCTTATCATCAATGTCTTCAATAGCTTGCCGGAGCCCTTCCTCCTCTCCTG GAATGGGGTACAGCAGAGAAGGAACTCATGGCAAGATGGTGTTTATGGCACCAACTGCCCCATTCCCCCTGGTGGGAACTTTACGTACGTCATGCAAGTGAAGGACCAGATCGGCAGCTACTTCTACTTCCCCTCGCTGGCCTTCCACAAGGCTGCCGGTGGATTTGGTGGCATCAGAGTTCTAAGCCGCCCGCTGATCCCGGTGCCTTTCCCTCCTCCTGCAGCTGATTACACTCTGTTGATCGGTGACTGGTACAAGGCCAACCACACT GACCTGAGATATATACTGGACAGTGGCAGAGATCTTCCCTTCCCTGATGGCATTCTGATCAATGGCAGAGGACAGTATGGGAACACCTTCACTGTCGAACAAG GCAAAACGTATCGGTTTCGGGTGTCGAATGTGGGGTTGGCGACGTCGTTGAACGTGAGGATTCAAGGCCATGCGATGCTGCTGGTGGAGGTGGAAGGCTCACACACCCTGCAGAACACCTACTCCTCCTTCGATCTCCATTTGGGCCAGTCTTGCTCGTTCCTCGTCACGGCAGATCAACCACCCATGGACTACTACATCGCGGTTTCGTCCCGGTTCACGAGCACCGTGCTGTCAACCACCGCCGTCCTCCACTACAGCAACTCTGGCGGGCAGCCCGTCGGTCCGCCGCCTGGAGGGCCGACGATTCAGATCGACTGGTCCCTCAACCAGGCGCGATCTATTCG ATGGAATCTGACAGCGAGTGGCCCGAGACCGAATCCGCAAGGCTCATATCACTATGGTCTCGTGAACACCACAAGAACCATCAGGCTCGCAAGCTCTGCTCCTGTCATCAATGGCAAGCAAAGATACGCTGTCAACAGCGTCTCCTTCATCCCAGCTGACACTCCACTAAAAGTGGCCGACTTCTACAGCATCCCCGGGGTCTTCTCGCTCGGAAGCATGCCGGACAACCCGACCTACGGAGCTGGTTATCTCCAGACCTCGGTCATGGCGGCTAATTTCAGAGACTGCGTCGAGATCATCTTCGAGAACTCGGAGGACACCTTGCAATCATGGCATATCGATGGGTATTCCTTCTGGGTTGTAGG AATGGATGGAGGGCAATGGACTTCGGCAAGCAGGGAGGGTTACAACCTGAGGGATGCAGTGGCTCGTTGCACAGTTCAG GTGTACCCCAAGTCATGGTCTGCAATCTACATGCCTTTGGACAACGTAGGAATGTGGAACATCAGGTCCGAGAACTGGACTCGCCAGTACTTGGGGCAGCAGTTCTACCTCCGAGTGTACTCTCCGGCCAACTCATGGAGGGATGAGAATCCCATCCCGAGGAACGCCCTCCTCTGCGGCCGGGCGTCGGGGCGCAGGACGAGGCCGCTCTGA